From the genome of Vicia villosa cultivar HV-30 ecotype Madison, WI linkage group LG2, Vvil1.0, whole genome shotgun sequence, one region includes:
- the LOC131647462 gene encoding uncharacterized protein LOC131647462 — MNFKILLFPSSPLPRPCPSPSSSNSIEMGYDQNPFTIHTNSLSKNNYSSLATNNFTSHAIGITKAMRMLEVQFGSSRASPSKNNNEDVIKVNNIIMNASKDSYHPNLHGSSSSLSQGSLPQTINFHGDDVTVCDNNKRKRKKINENIDDGRIHSLPFKKYGPYTCPKCYKVLNTSKKFASHVASTHYKFESEEERKKRYMFKMQKRSNLRIQKPNDETTTIAHVDASSNQPHLITSINEDDKSFVSRIPTFSGVIVKLEPKDD, encoded by the coding sequence ATGAATTTCAAGATTTTATTatttccttcttctcctcttccgCGTCCTTgtccttctccttcttcttctaatTCTATTGAGATGGGGTATGACCAAAACCCATTCACAATACACACCAATTCATTATCAAAAAACAACTATTCATCTTTAGCGACCAACAATTTCACTAGCCATGCTATTGGAATCACGAAAGCGATGCGGATGCTTGAAGTTCAATTCGGAAGTTCGCGTGCATCTCCgagtaaaaataataatgaagatGTCATCAAAGTCAACAATATTATAATGAATGCTTCCAAAGATTCTTATCATCCCAATCTCCATGGAAGTTCTTCATCACTTTCACAGGGATCGTTACCTCAGACGATTAATTTTCATGGTGATGACGTTACTGTTTGTGATAATAACaaaaggaagaggaagaagatcaATGAAAATATTGACGATGGTAGAATACACAGCCTACCATTCAAGAAATATGGACCATACACGTGTCCAAAGTGCTATAAAGTATTGAATACATCTAAAAAATTTGCTAGTCATGTGGCGTCAACTCACTATAAGTTcgaaagtgaagaagagagaaagaagagatacATGtttaaaatgcaaaagagatcAAATCTTCGTATTCAAAAACCCAATGATGAAACAACTACTATTGCTCATGTTGACGCATCGTCGAATCAACCACATCTTATAACTTCCATCAACGAGGATGATAAGAGTTTTGTTTCTCGAATTCCAACTTTTAGTGGAGTAATAGTCAAATTAGAGCCAAAAGATGATTAA